The genomic segment ATGAAAAACAAAAAGTAAGAAGTGCTAATAATGCCAATAGATTGAATCTTTCTCTTCCTGCCAATGCAGAAGTATTTGTATCATTGGAGAAACTTCATGAGGAGGGTACAGATATAATGTCTTTGGAAAAACTATTGGATTATATGTCTGATCTGAATGAACATCTCAATAAGATTCCTCTGGATATGGCTGTAGTCAAGATGGTACCTATGATTAAAAATTACCGATCATGGCGTGAAAAAATGACGGCTTGTTTTGTTGCTAATTGTGATATTCCTACTTATAATATAGAAGCGAATAGACAATTAGGGCTAATTCTAAATCGTATAAAACTCGTTTCGTTTGTCTAAGCCTTTTTATACTCTGTTGTATGTCAAGAAATTTTACATATACTTCTATTTTGAGTGGACTAAAACCTGTGATGTGGCAGAATCAGCCTATTTACAGGCATTTTAGTAAACTCAGAAATCACCTTCGACAACAACAGGAGTTAGGAGATTTATATGCACAAATTTTTGCCGAACCATTTGTTGAAGATTCTTCAGCAGGAATAGCTGAAAGAGCCACATGGCGATTGGAGAGTTTTGAAGAAATGCCCCAATCTATTTCAGAACTACCTATTTCAGAACAAACTAACTACCGTTCTATTCTTGTCAGGAATATTAATACGCTTCTTGAATACTCTCAAAAGATGCTCGAATCTGAAAATTCAGATTCTGTCGCTTGGGGGCAGCTTATCAATAAGTCACTTCAAATACCTAATGACAGTTACATTCTTTGCGGGGAAAATAAGATTGTACTGGTAGCTTGGGGCTTTGTCAGTGCTCAAGAAGGTGATATTGGTTATAATCTCCGCAAAGAGATCGCTTTCAATCCATTTAATATTCATCGTGCTGTTGTTCCATTTGAGCCTTTACCTGTTGAGTTAAATAATTTCCCCGATGCTGAAACTTCCAATCAATCATCGGCAGAGCTGCCCCAACCTGAAATTACTCCGACAACAGTTGAAGATAATACAACAATTGAAAAGGAGTCAATAACGCCTCCAGTTATCAATTCACCAACCACCGACGAGAGCGATAAAAACCAACCCGTAGCAAGCACAAGCTCAACTCATACAGGTGAAACAAAGATAATAGCTCCAAAAGCGCCTTGGTGGAAACGTTTTTGGTGGGTTTGGTTATTTTTGTTAGGAATACTGTTTCTGTTTCGTCAATGTGGGCAAAGTTCACCTTTACCGGCAGCCCCGGGAGTCATTATCCCCATAGATTCAACCAAAATATCGCTCGACCCTGACAGTGTACGGTATATTGCTTCGGATAGGCTTAATATTGCACTTACAGGTACAAACAAAGACTTACACGAATTTGCCAAGGCATTTAAAAAGCTCTATGATGATGACAATTACCAAATTATCTATTATGATACTTTGACGTATCGGTTACAGTTACAGGTTCCACCCAATGAATTAGAAAAAATCAAGAAAGCACTCCCTGCTCAGTTGAAAGATTACCAAATGTTGATTTGGTATGAAGGTATTTTTGAGAGCCGTGTCATACCTTCTGACCCTGATTTTATAGATCAATCTAAAAGTTGGTATCATCGAATGGTTAAAGCTCCAGGGGCATGGGACTACACGAGGGGGGACAGGAATTTGGTGGTGGCTATTATTGACGACGGTTTTGATTTAACGCACCCGGAGTTTGTCGGGCGGGTTGTAAAACCATTTAATGTAGTTACTCATTCATCCAATGTCAATTCAAGCTACCGTGGAGGAACCCACGGTACTCACGTAGCAGGTATTGCATTAGGAAATGCCGACAATGGAATTGGCGTATCGGGGATTGCACCAGCATGTAGGTTTATGCCAGTGCAAGTAGGAGACAGAGCCGGACGTATGGGAAGCACCGCTATTATTGATGGGTTGCTGTATGCTATTCACAACGGAGCAAGCGTAGTCAATATGTCGCTAGGAATGGCTGTTCCGCCTTCCATCCGTTTTCTGTCGCCCCGCCGACAAAGAGACCTCATTAATCAATTGTTTAAAGGAGAGGAACAATTCTGGAAAGAACTTTTCAGCATGGCTGCCTCCAAGAATGTGACCATTGTTTTAGCTGCAGGTAACGACAATGTCTTTATTGGGTTAGACCCTATGCAACGTTCAGAAAATACAATCATTGTTTCGGCTACTGACAGAAGCAATAACAAAGCTATATTCAGTAACTACGGTGATGCTTCTTCAATCAGTGCCCCTGGAGTGCAGATATATAGCAGCATACCAAGAGGACGATTTGAATTAATGGATGGTACGAGTATGGCAGCACCGATAGTTACCGGTGGAGTGGCCTTGATTAAAAGCATAAACCCTACACTTACTTTATCTCAAATAAAGTCACTCTTACAACAAACAGGGTTGCCAGTGGCTACACCCAATGCATATATTGGTAATTTGATACAATTGGACAAAGCACTCGCTACAGCCTCACGTGGCCGTGCACCTACGGTGGAATGTCCCGACGTACAGCAAAAAATTGATAGTTTGTTGTTAGAGATTGAAAAGTTAAGGCAGGTATGCGACAATTATAATGCTGGTGATACTTTGAAACTGCCTTCTGACGGCGGCAATCTCAATTTTGCAGAGGGACGATGGAAAAGTACTACAGAAATAGTAAACGACGACGGTGATTTTGTACAGATTTTCTTTGATTTTTATACCAATGGCACGGGTAAGATCACATTACAAGAAGCCGATGGAACCCAATGTACAGCGCCTTTGAGTATTTCGCTCAACAACAATGAATTTACAATTGTACAACGCACTGCCGCTGCCTGTGTACCCCCACCCCAACAATACGCCTCTTACAATATCAGTTGTAAACCCGATGCCTATGGCCGGGCATTGTGTGGTGCACAAAACCAGCGAATTAGTGGAAATAACCTACGCTTTAACCTTATAAAAATACAATAATTATGGCAAATTCAAATCAAAACCCGCCCCAATGGACTTATATTATCCACGCCATTGGGCTTGCTTTTTTTATGATTTTTATTTTAATGGGTCTTATTTATATACTCCATGGAAGTATTTATCTAACCGCCTTTATTAGTATAACCATAGTGGGGATATTAGTGGGGATTATCTTTGGGCTTGTTACTCTCAAGAAACGTACTCAAGCCTATATATCATTACTACCCGAATATTTATTAGTAGGGCTCTATATTATCATCTTCATAGCTGTTTTTCCTTTATGCTTTCATTTTTTTAATATTGACATTATTCACCGTAATGAGATGAGAAAAGCATGTCTCTCAAAGTTAGGCAACTTGAGTACACTGGAAAACGAATATAAAAAGGCCATTGCGAACAAGAAGAGTAATCTCAGTAATTCTGCAACTGTATTTTATGGCAACTTAGAAAACACAGGAAACGCTCAATATAAAAGAGCTCTTGATGATTTATTAGGGCCAGGCACATGGACTGATGATCTATCCAAAGGTATAGAAGCATCTCAAAATACTTTGGAAGCCCGCTATAAACTTTCTGTTGTGGACTCCTCTAACTTACAGAATTTTAAACAAATATCAAAAGCTGTCTTTGAAAATTGGCAACATCTAAAAGTAGGCTATATCTATGAACAAATAAATATTGAGTTCAAGCAATATGAAGCTATTATGAAAAAGAAGATGCCTGATTTTAATGGCCCTACTTTTAATGAGGCTCCATTAAGTCTTAATTCATCTATTGCTTCTATTAAAAATGCGTCAGTAGTCGACTGGCTGCTTTCTTTATTTGTTTTGGCTTTAATTTATCTGGCTATTATTCTACCTTATATTTATGCCGATAGACCCATTGGGCTTAGACGTCCTAACCCTCCTACGTCTGGGGAACGTAGAATAGAAGTAGTATAGTAAACCTATTTGACTTTGTTTTCTCATTCAACAAGTAACAAAAATGAATCATAATCAAATACTCGATTTTTATAATAAATCTAAATGTGCAACTCTTACCGATCAGGAGCTCAGGGATGCGTCAAATGGGCTTAAGTTCTCACTTGAGTTATTGTATCAGCACGGATCAATAGACTATGAGCGCTATGATAGACTTACTAAAATTAGCCCAGAAGAGCATTACCATAACATCACTTTGTCCAAGACAAGTAATGATATGGACTTACTTGAAAAATATAATGATTCAAAAATTAAAGTATTAATTCAGAAGGGCCATATCCAGGAAGATGAGCTGTACAATCGTAGATTGTATAGTAGAGACGAATTAGATATGATTATGGGGAGACCTCCACGTCCCGTAGAGACAGTGGTTTATAAAGACTTGAATGAAATACTGAAAAATTTGCCTCCATTGTTTGAAAACAGAGTTGATATTTTTGTCTTGGGAGTATCGGGCTCTGGAAAGTCTTTTTTCCTTTCAGGTTTATTCAAAGCTGCCGATGATTTAGGGATTCTTGATTTGCCTATGCTACAGAATTCTCAGGGAGAGGTGTTAAACCACAATGGGATTAAATATGCAAGGCACTTAATAAAGACTCTAAGACAGGGCCGTCCATTTGCTCCTAATGTTTATGAGTTTATAACGTATATGAATGTTAATTTCGAAGATGAGTCAAAAAACATTTACCCAGTCTCTTTCATGGAACTAAGTGGAGAGTTGTTTGAGGCTTGCTATGGAAAACTAACCAAAGACCTTCCAGAAAGGCTGAGGAACTATCTATTTCACCCTAATCTAAAAATGCTATTTTTTGTGATAGATTTAAAAATTGACCTTAATGAAGATGATTATGAAAATACCGACCAATGGACTCATTTTCAATGGTTTTTAGAATTACTCAGATTAAATGATGTCTTTTCAAAGACTTTAACTATGTCTATTTTAATCACTAAATGGGATTTGGCAACAGACCAATCGCCCGAAGCTGCCGAAAGGTTTGTAAAGGCAAGGTATCGAGGATTATATAAGATTTTAGAAAGATACATGGACCAATACAAAAACCTAAAAATAAGCATAATGCCATTTAGTGTAGGGAACTTTGATGCCAGAAATACAGTAAGTTTTGATAAAAGTTACTCTGAAAAAGTATTAAACTGGATAATTAAAAACGCGTTTATTGAAACTGGGAAAAAGAAATCTACTTGGTGGTAACTTCAGACTCACATAATCAATCTTAATCTGTCAATAACAATGAACGTAATAAATGTAATAAATAGAGAAAAACTCGGCCTTGTAGTTTGGGGTAGGAAAAGAGGTTGTAAAGTTTTTTTTACTTGTAATTTGCAAGCTATAATAAGCTTTAGAGAAGAGCCATTTATTGATGCTAATGCGATATTTATTACAATACCTCAATTTAGCCGCGACAATTTAACAGCATATTTGGTCTCACATTTGTCTACTTATGATGCTTATACAGCCTATTGGTGGGCTCGTGACGATGAAAGTCGGACAGGTTTTTTAGCGTTTACTTTGGTTTGTTCCAGTGGATATTATATATCAAACTCTAATCTCAAAGAGATATTAGATGAGTTGGCAGAGAAATATTGTAATGAATATTTAATAAGTACTGGTTATATAATTAAAGAATCTATTAAAGAAGACATAAGTCTATTTGAGGCTATTTTAAACAGATACCCTTTACAGCAAAAGCCAAGCCTACCTAAAAAACCAAACAATGTAGTTCGCATGAATTATAATTCAAAAGAATCATTGCTTCACATTTTAGATAATTTGAAAGAAGAAGAATACACCGAATTTCAAAGACTGTTTTTAATCCCTAATGTAGTTAATCAACCAGAAATAGAGTTATTTGATTCTCAGCTACCCATAGTAGATATTCCTTTCACTCCTCCGAAATATAACTTTATTATTAGTTTTGAAGATAAATATGACGGAAGTAAAATTGATAGGATTAATTTCTCAATATTCAAAAACGGAATACTATATTTAAATTATATAAATAGTGAAAGTTGTAAGGTTGAGAATATTAAAGAAATTGACAAAATTACCTTAAAAATAAATGATCCTAATTTTGAGAATATTGAAACGGAAATAAGTCATGATTTATCTAAACGAAACATTATTACAAAAATCAGCAGGCTCTATAACTTTGATATACTTATCAGAGACGAAAGTGGTCAATACCTTGATGAGGTAGTAGTCCAAATAGGGTCGAATAAAAAAACGGTTGATAAGAGAGGGCATTTTAGCAATATATCGCTCACAAAAGATTTAGATGCGACTATTACTAAAACAGGTTATAGGACCGAGTCTATTGCACACAACGAGCTTTCTAAAATACTAAAAAACGAGAAAGAACACACTATTACAATTAGAAAAAACAAAACAGAACCCCAGAAGTCTGTTCCAACTCATCAAAGTAGTGAAGAAAAAGAAGAATATACGGAAATTAATTTAAAAATAAAACCATCAAACTCCGAAATAGTTATTGTGGTTAATGGGGAGCAAAAAAAGCAGTCATCTCATATAATTTCTCTACCCAAAAACAAAGATTTTGAAATCATAGTCACTGCCCAAGGATATAAGAAATATCAAGTTTTATCCAATGAATTAGCAATAAAAAAAGCATTTCAAAATGGCTATTTGGAGGTCGAATTAGAACAAATACAAGTTAGAGACAAGTCATTCTCAACCATACTTATTGCTGTATGTGTATTTGCATTGATAGTGATAGGCGCTATTTTATATTTAAATAAAGAAAGTTTCTTTGAAGAAAAAATAAGCTCTACCGATTCAACACAAACTACTACGCCTGAAACTGTTACTCTAAATCAAGACTCCTTAGACTTAGTACAACTTGGAGAGAATTTAAAAATTGCATTTAAAGATAAAAAGAAAGACAGCATTGATAATTTGTTTACTAATTATGATATTAGGTACACAGGGCTATCAGATGATAATCTTAAAAAACAATTTCTAAACCAATATGATACTTTTAAAAAGCAATATGATACTTTTAAAAAGCAGCATAATGCCGTTCCAAGCCCACCAAAAGATACTCCCAAACAACAACCTAAAAGTGAGAACGGTGGAAAATCCGAATCAGACCCTAAAACTGCAACAGCGAAAGCTGATAATAAAACTAAAAAAATAGCAAATATAGAAGAGCCAGTAAAAGGACAAAAAACTACAACAACGCTTGAGACGTCAGATTTTAAATCTGCACAAGAGGCAACAATCAAATATGAGGAGCTTACCAATTTTACAATGGAACTTCTCCCAACAAATGCAACAGCTAGTTCGATTAACACTAAAATTAGCAATGCCCAAAAGTTAAAAAGAGAATTTAAAAAGGTTCCAGAGTTTGAAAATGCTGATAAACCTCACTACGAGGGTTATATAATTATATACATAGATTATTGTGATTTGGCATTGCAAATCTTAGAAAATAAAAAAAAGGAATCTAAGGACGTTTTTGAACTGATGATTAATAAAAAAATTGCACAATCAAAATTAGGTCATGTAAAGAAAAAGGACTTTACAGAAGATTTAAAACGAAGATTAAACGCAAAATTCAATCAATAAAAATGAAACTAATACTTAGATTAAATTTGTTTTTCACTTCTTTAATAACTATTGTAGGTGTTGTTAATTGTTTGGCTCAAAATCAGCCAAGTAAGAAGGATAATCTCAATTTCAAATCTGCACAAGAGGCAATAAATAAATATGAGGTGTTTACCGATTTTACAATGCAAATTTTCCCATCATATGTAACTGCTGGCTTGATAAAAGAGAAAATTGCATATGGCCAAAAACGGCTGCAAGAATTTAAAAAACTCCCAGAGTTTGAAGGTGATAATAAATCAGATTATGTTGTTTATATTAGAACATACATTAGGTATTGTGATTTGTCATTACAAATCTTAGAAAATAGAAAGAATGTAACTCATGAAATCTTTAAAAAGAGCATTGAAATACAAATGAAGAATTCTAATCATGTAGGGGGAATGGAATTTGAAGATGATTTAAAACAAAGATTAATCACAAAATTTACAAATTAAGTATGAAAGAGAAATTTACATTTTCGATTCAAAATCCATTGGTGATTTTTGGGGTTTTGGTAGCAATCATTGGTATTGTGATGTACAGAATTTCGGTTATAGGCTCAAGTTCTGTTGATTCCCCTATTGAGGTTCAGGTTCCTTCATCAGATAAAGAGATGGTTACAATTGTTGAAAATTTCGAAAGGAAAAGCCAATGGAATGCCTCTGAATACAAAAGAGTTTTATGGCAAATTGATCAAACAGCCGACCAAAACATTATTGATGAAAATAATAGATCCCAACTAAAACAACGAACAGATAATCATTATATAAGTACTCTTAAAGATACAATTAATCGCTATTTGCCAGTAGCTAACGAAGCCTCATTTCAAAATCTTAAAGTTTTGCAGAATGCTATAAATACAAATATTTCTGATTTGGCAGGTTCATCGTCTCAAACTATGGCTCAAGAGGCCCTGAGTCCGTTGTTAAGAAAAATTCAAGTATTTTACACTTTGGATGATTTAAAAAATAAAATTAGTCAAACTACACAAAAGGAAATCTATGACCAAGCTAGTGTAAATAGGTACTTAGAAAGTATAAGAACAGCGCTTGGAATATATTCAAACTCATATCTTCAGCAGTTGAACAGTGATTGTAACTCCAAGCTCAATTTGTTTAAACAAAGCGCAAAAGATTACTACACAATGGTTTCCTCAAAGGTGTTTGGGTGTCAGGTTTTTAGAGATAGGGGGCATGAAGCTTATTTTGAATTGTGTGACAAAGAAAATAAAGCCCTGCCTCAAGCAACAGCTGACACTACTGCAAATCAGGATATAAAAAATTAACGTTTAAAATCATGAAAATTTTTACTTATTTATTAATTACTTTTATGGTAGGCAAAAATGTTTTGATAGCACAAGACACACTACCAAATTTACCCGTAGATTCAACCAAAAATCAATTTGTAACACCTAAAAACAAAATAGAAGCATCCGCCAACAATGACAAGCTGATAAAAATGATTCAAAAACTCCAAGACGACTTATCAGTTTTGACAAAAGAATATAGAGATGACAAAAAACATTTGAAAGAGTTTGATAAAATCAAAAAAGAAAATGAAGCATGGAAAATTAATGACAAAAGTTACTCAGATACATTGAAGAAATATCAAGCCTATCCTAATAAAGTAGCCGAGCTAAATAAACTCCACGAAGAAAAAATAGCCAGCTTAAATAAGCTCAATGAAGAAAAAGTAGCCAGCCTAAGTAAACTCAATGAAGAAAAAGCTCTCAGCCTAAATCGGCTCAATGAGGATTTAAATAAGTCAAAGCAACAGCAATTAACACAACAAGAAGAGATAAATCAATTGAGAACAGAGGTAAATAAACAAAAGAACGAAAATCAAACACTAAAGGCCCAGATAACCATATTGAAAAACGATTCTACAACAAAGCAAACTACAATAAGTGGTTTACAGCAGACCTTCCAAAAACAAATCGATGAGAATCTGGCTTTAAAAAGCAGCAAGGAAAGCCTAGAAACTATCATATTCAGTGCTTTTGACAATGAGTTGAGAACAGTACTTCGTAATTTAAACTTAGAAAACGATAATCCTTTGACACCTGTCAGAAAAAAAGCGGAGTCGCTTCTGGCTAGTGGCGGCCTAACAAAAAATGAAGAAATGAATAAAAAAATACAATTGATTAAAAAAAATGAAGCAGTGATTGACTCCTTACTTATGGTTAAAAGGGTTTTGGATGAGGCTTATAACAAAGAACGAGTGCAGCAAAAAATTAGGAGCTTAGAGGCTCTGCCCAAAGAGGATTTAGAGACAAGATTGTTAACAGAGGTCAATAACTATAAAGAATATTTGAAGGGGTTCTGTGCCGTAGAACTTAGGGTAAGCACTAATATTTATAATCTTTATACGAGGTTAAATATGCCCGATCGTCCCAACGCACTTAGATATTTAGCGTCTCTTTATGGTGAATATGCTGGCTTAAAAACGTATCCTTCATTGGCAGACAATGTCTTTCAAATTATTTCGAGTAGGAATATTTCTGAGTTTATTTCAGGGAAGTCAATGGACTCAAACCGATTTAAGAATGAAGAAGCAAGCTATGAAAGACGTAAGAGTATAACTTGTATTAATAATAATTAAAAACTTCAGGGTTATGTTTAGGATAGCTGAATCCCGTAGTAACAACATTGAATTTTTGCTACGGCCTCGTAATTATACGCAAGTATATAATAGGCTCAAAATGTTGCTTTCGGTAGATCAGCTTGCCTTTTTTGCTCGCCCGGATGTGCAAGGTGAGGTAACTCTATGGAGTAGCGAAACGGCAGGCAGTTACCAAATGATTCGGGAATATGCAAGCTTGGCAGAAGATGAAAAAGACCGAGTGGCCGATACGGTAGAAGAACAGAAAGCAGCTATCGTTGCGGCGCTGTCGAAATACCCGGAGTTTGAGCCCATCCTCACTACACTTTTTATATTACCTGACCCAACAGCACTCAAGGTACTGAAAAGTGGCGAGCAGCTTACCCCAATATTAACCCAATGGGGTTCTAAAAATACAGAGGTCACTATTGAAAGTGACCCAATTACAGCTCTTATTAATCGGCCTCGCAGTACTACGGCCATCGTAACGGTTGAAGTAATTTATACAGATGGAGAGCCCGCTGCCTCGAAAGATTTATGGGTTGAATACCTTAGCGCTGAATCAAAAGAGCGCACCAATAAAGATGGCTTGTATCATCGGGGGAGGTGCAAACTTAATACTACTTTCAAGGTTTATGACCGTCAAGACAATCAACCCCTATACATCCATGAGTTTACTGTAGTGCCTGATGGCAAATACATAGTGCTATTGCCCTATTTGACTACTGCAAATATTAAAGTAGTGGATCAAAAAAACAGACCCGTAAGCGGTGTCGAGGTGCAAGTGACGTTCAATGAGATTCCACAAATTGAGATTAGTGATAAGACAGGCCAAATCGTTTTGAAAAACTTAGAAGCTGGTCAAATCGTTGTTATCACTGAAAAAGACAATCTGGAGAATACGCTTACCTACAAGTTAAAGCGAGATAAAAATGAATATGTCTTAAAAGTTTATCGGCCAGTAATGGCAGAAGCAAGCCTTCGTGTGATAGACCAAGAGGGTAACCCACAATCCAACCTATCTGTATCCTACCACTATGAAGGTGTAGAAAAAGAAGGGAAGACTGATGGGGAAGGTGCGCTGTGGTTGGGGAGCTTTGAAGCGGGCAAAGAAGTAAAAGTGTATCCTAAAAATAGACCTGATACTTTCAAGGTATTTAGGGTAGAAGAGGGACAAAATGAATTTATATTGGAGGTATTTAATGAGCCCCCAAAATTCGTTAAGGTCAATTTGATTGACTACGACAAAGAGCCGATTCCTGATGCTTCAGTAGGTTTTAAACATAACGGTCAAGAACTGCAATCTACTACAGATGCAGCCGGCACATTTACGATTCCTCTCGAATGGTTTAAA from the Runella sp. SP2 genome contains:
- a CDS encoding S8 family serine peptidase, with amino-acid sequence MSRNFTYTSILSGLKPVMWQNQPIYRHFSKLRNHLRQQQELGDLYAQIFAEPFVEDSSAGIAERATWRLESFEEMPQSISELPISEQTNYRSILVRNINTLLEYSQKMLESENSDSVAWGQLINKSLQIPNDSYILCGENKIVLVAWGFVSAQEGDIGYNLRKEIAFNPFNIHRAVVPFEPLPVELNNFPDAETSNQSSAELPQPEITPTTVEDNTTIEKESITPPVINSPTTDESDKNQPVASTSSTHTGETKIIAPKAPWWKRFWWVWLFLLGILFLFRQCGQSSPLPAAPGVIIPIDSTKISLDPDSVRYIASDRLNIALTGTNKDLHEFAKAFKKLYDDDNYQIIYYDTLTYRLQLQVPPNELEKIKKALPAQLKDYQMLIWYEGIFESRVIPSDPDFIDQSKSWYHRMVKAPGAWDYTRGDRNLVVAIIDDGFDLTHPEFVGRVVKPFNVVTHSSNVNSSYRGGTHGTHVAGIALGNADNGIGVSGIAPACRFMPVQVGDRAGRMGSTAIIDGLLYAIHNGASVVNMSLGMAVPPSIRFLSPRRQRDLINQLFKGEEQFWKELFSMAASKNVTIVLAAGNDNVFIGLDPMQRSENTIIVSATDRSNNKAIFSNYGDASSISAPGVQIYSSIPRGRFELMDGTSMAAPIVTGGVALIKSINPTLTLSQIKSLLQQTGLPVATPNAYIGNLIQLDKALATASRGRAPTVECPDVQQKIDSLLLEIEKLRQVCDNYNAGDTLKLPSDGGNLNFAEGRWKSTTEIVNDDGDFVQIFFDFYTNGTGKITLQEADGTQCTAPLSISLNNNEFTIVQRTAAACVPPPQQYASYNISCKPDAYGRALCGAQNQRISGNNLRFNLIKIQ